The genomic region TCCACAACCGACCCTGGACCGTTGCCATGGAAATGCATTTGTTTGGTTGCTTGCGTGTGCCGTTCGGGAGGTTCACCTGCAATGCATCGAGTAGAACACttgaaaaacactttccattttcccatacATCCTTCAGTTAGCACAATCTAGTAGACATCGACGTCGTCTTCGTCTTCCATTCGACGTGGAACCACAGAACGAGCGGGACGCGAAAAATTCATACAAATCAAATCGATTTTGCAGTGCGTGCAGGAAAATTGAATCGTGAACAGATTGTATTTCTAAATTGTTAGTGACAGCGGCATTATCGCTTGTCGAGCACAAAGGATACGGAGCGGGACTCGTTGAAAGACATAGGAGGAAACATATTGAACTTTTCGTTCGTCGAAAGTACGATGGCTTCGGTAAGTGTTTCGATGGGGATTTCTCTTTTCTATCTGATTGTTAATTGCATGTTCCCTTCGCTTAACGGATAGCTGGAGCAGAAACGTGAGGCGTTCCGAAAGTATCTCGAATCAGCAGGTGCAATCGATTGCCTAAGTAAGGCCCTGATCCGTCTGTACCAGGAGGAGCAGAAGCCAGAAGATGCGTGTAAGTTTATTCGGCAAGTTCTGTGTGAAAGCTGTCCCACTGACGAGCAGGTGGCCGAGAACATGTCCGAGCTGGACGACGCTCGCAAGCGCATCCAGGACTTGGAGCGAGAAATCCGTGGACTGCGCCTAAACGTCCGACGAACGGCTAGCGAAGAAAATCTGCTTCTGGAGCAAGGATTCGAGACCTTGGCCGGAGATGAGAGGTGCACGTCGCTGCTCAAAAAGCATCTCACCCGGGAGGTCCTTGATGAGCTGAAAAGTCTGAAGACACAGCGATACAAATCTAGCCTGCTGGATTGCATTCAGTCGGGGCTGAAGAATTGCGACTCCAAGATTGGCGTTTACGCGGCCGACCCGGAAGCGTACCTGGTGTTTGCCGCACTCATGGATCCGCTCATCGAAGAATATCACGGTGGGTTTGGCAAGGATGCTAAGCAACCGGAACTGAGTTGGGGAGAGCCAGAGGAGTTAGAAAACCCGGACCCCGAGGGACTGTACGTTGTGTCCACGCGTGTCCGGTGTGCGCGGTCGGTGGAGAATTTCCCATTTCATCCCCGAATGCAGGAGCAGCAGTATGAGGACATCTGCACCCGGGTAAAAGCAGCCCTTGAGGATCTACCGGAGGATCTGACGGGAGAGCTACATCTGTTGGAAGCGTTGGATGAAAGCCGAAGGAGTGAGCTGATTGCGGATCACGTTCTGTTCCAGCAAGGAGACCGCTTCCTAGAAGCAGCACAGGCCGATCGGTTCCATCCGGCAGGTAGAGCTGTCTTTTTCAACGGTGCAAAAACATTCATAGTTTGGGTAAATGAAGAGGATCAGTTGAGGATAATTTCTATGCAGAAAGGTTCCGACATTGGTAAGCGAATTATTTACAATCGGCTTAAGATTTGGATAAAATCTTGtataatttgcatttttttcgattttctcctTCAAAGCGCAAGTTTACAAACGGTTAATTACTGGAGTGGCGGCGATTGGCAAACACATCACCTTCCAGCATGATGAACGGCTTGGATTTCTTAACTTCTGCCCGACTAACATCGGCACGGCCGTGCGCGCCTCTATGCACGTCCGTCTGCCGAAACTCCAAGCCGATCGTTCACGATTGGAGACGGTTGCTGCTGAGCATCGGCTCGAGATACGCGGTGACAATGGTGAAAACACGGATTCTTCCAGCGATGTGATGAACGTATCGAACAAGCGCCGTATCGGGCTGACCGAGTTCGAAGCCGTCAAGGAAATGGTTGACGGTGTGAAGGCTCTGATTGAACTTGAAAAGCAGTTGAATGAGACGGGTGAACCGGGACCTGCTCAAGAAGCAGAGGAACCAGTGGCAACAGAGTAGGCGCTGATTAGGAAACCGAAATCTATTAGACAATCCCTGCTCCGTTGCTTTACCCTTGACAATGACCACAGTAAACAACCGAAGGTTACGTGGGACTTTCCATCTTTGCAACTAATCAATTTGTTTCTGTTACAATCATCAATACTAACCGCCTGTCGTAGAAGCGTTTGCCCTTAAACCAATCATAGAAGCGAACGAAAGATAGGCAACAGATTAGGAAGTTTTCGATGTAGAGCATAGCCATATCCGCGGCTTCAGCAACTGTTGTAAACACGAAAGAGCAATAAAACTTTACTTCCCTCGTTCAATTACCCGACATTTCTCGATGATCGACACGACTGTTTCGTTAAAATTGGAAATGAGAGCGAGCAAATGTTCACCCGGCTTGAAGGCGTTCAACAGATGTGAGATGCAGCTCAAAACGGTGTTGGATAGCGAGTTCCTTTCTTGGTGCGCAGAAATTTGACCTTTCACTGAttgagtttaatttaattgaaaaccgAACTCGCGCCTTCAAACTCCCACCGAGACGCAGATATGGGATCTTCTCTCGGTCCAAACCGAGTACCGTCCACAGCGAAGTAAAGGGTTCGTGAATGTGATTTTCTATCGACATTCTCCCCTAACCCCATTTGCCCTCCCTACGTCCGACAAGCACTGCTCTTACCTTCCAGTTGGAACTGTTCCATTCCTGTCTCGTTAGCGAGAAGAAGATCCGGGCCGCCCGGTCGCACTTGAAGTTGGTGTACTGCGACACGATGTCCCACTTGTGCAGTACCTTTACCTCGTCCCGGCTACCCTCCGGCTTCGGGATGGTGTGCGCCAGAATCAGGTTCACCCGGACCACCTCGTTCTCCGGGACGGTCGGTTGCTTCGAGTAGTTCTGGGTGTCCCACTTGAGCGTACCCTGGAGCAGCGTCTTCTGATCGTTCGCGATCAGCAGCGTCAGGTGCTTGTCCCGCCCGATGTGGATCGTGTTCAGCTGGATCAGGCTGATGATGCGCAGCACATTGTTGACCAGCGAGAACGGGCCCTTCGTGAGGACCTTCGCGTTGTCCAGGATGTCCGTCTCGAACATGAACATGACGTTGTCCAGCGTGTAGTCCTGGTGCACCCGGGCCAGCATCTGCAGCCCCAGGTCGTCCAACCGGTAGCCATACTTGGTGATGTCCTCCTCCTTCGGCTCGAGCGCTTCCGTCGTCACAGACTCGTTGGCGGGTGTGTTCCGGGTGCGGCTCTTCAGCGAGATTCCGCTGGTCATGTGCTCCGGCCGGTAGAAGCTGTAGCTGATCGACTTGCCGGCGATATCCCACACGATCTCGTTGTTGATCGGTATATACACCAGGAAGCCCTGCTCGCGGATGGTCGAGTACTCGACGTCGTCGATCGGGTTGTAGCTGCGAATCTTTACCACCGCGTACGACGAGTAGCGCACGTCCACCTGGTTGCTGCGGGCCACCTTGTCCATCAGCATCGTCTGCTGGGTGGTGTTGCCGCGGATCGTCGCCAGCACGGTGTTCTCGATCAGGATGTCGGCCGGTGTGCCGATCAGCGTCGGCAGTGCGTACTTGATCATGAACGGACGCCGTACGATCTGCATGTTTACGTGGCTGTCTCGCAGTAGGTTGATCCGGTTGATAACTACATTCGGAAGCAAATTTCGACAGAATAAAGTTAAAGTCCCGCCAGTAGGACAGAACTGATAAAATGCATCTGTTTTACTTACTATTTCCATCGGTGAGATTGTGGAACGTGGTCTGATTGAGATGGTAGCACAGTACCGCCTTTCCCTCGAACTGCACAATGAACTCAAAGTGCAACGGCGTGGGACTAATCGTGGACAGCTTCATCGCCCTCAGGATGCTACTTAACCGATCCAGCTTCAGGTGGCTTGAGTTGAACGTGGTCAGCCGGTTTATCACGGCGTCGCTCAACCCACGCGCTTTAATGTACAGCTAAACGAGGGATATATAACATACATTCCCACACgatgtttcatctccaatACTTACCCCTAGCTGCCCGGTAAACCGCCCCAGAGCTTCCGTGTCGAACTTGAGCGATGCAATCATCGGTAGATCGGTTTGATGGCTACCGATCAGCATCGTTTGCAGCATCGAGCCGATGTGAAACTTACGGTCGCGGTAGTCGAAAAGGTAGTTGCCCGTAACCCAGTACTTCGGAGCCGGTGCATCTGGTAGCTGGCGGGTCATGTACGCAAGCAAGAGTTTCCTGGTGTGTGAAAAGAGAAATACCGTGACATTAATGCTTCCCAGGGACGTCAAACGATTGGTCGTCTGGCCCACGTACAAATGCTGATAGCAAGGGTAGGTCGTCTCGGAGATACTCAGCACCGTGGTGCGATAGAAGTTGATCATGTGCGGATCGTTCTCCGTGCGGATCACACTGTACAGTCCGAGCAGCCGACCGGGCGTTGGATTGGAGAAGAGAAGCATCGTGAAGGCGGCCACCCGCAGCTGCAGTGGGCTCGTGCGCGAGTGGAAGATAGGCCAGTAGGTTTCGTACACCTGGTTCGGCCGAAGGTGTGCCGTGGGCAGCATCGCCAGCATGGCCAGAAAGCGTATGTCCGTGTTCTGCGGGTAATCGGCGCGAATGATGGGATCGAGATATTCGGCCACATTTTCCAGCTGAAGGTTACCGAGACCCTCGAGGTACAGCATCTGCTGCTCGTACTCGAAGCTATCTGTTTTGGTGAAAACGGAGAGAATAAGACAAATGTTGCTGATCAAAGCAACCAATGATCGGAGCAGTTTGGTGACTcacttaaaaacaaatcaaagtaCATCTTAACGTACTTCTCGAACGTGTCGGCCGTCAGTTTGCCCGCGACGAACGTGTTGTAGATCATCGTGGCGTAGCTGAGGACGGCCGCATGCTTAATATCCGGCCGGTCCGCACCCACCTCCAGGAACACCTCGCACTCCTTCACCAGCTCCTGCGACGGTTCGGCCATATAGAACGGCAGCGAGATGAGCAGCTGAACCGCCGTCATCGGGTTCACCTGCTTGTTCATGATCAGATCGCGCGTCAACAGGATTGTCGACGTTGTGCCGGTACGCGGTACGATCTCGAGGAAAATGTTCCGGGCCGTCTCCTGCCGGTAGGACGTGCCCAGGTCGATCTCCTCGTACAGCTGCTTGAGCGTTTCCAGATCCATCGTGCCCATCAGCCGGATGATCTCCGAGACCGTCTCGTCGTACGGTTCCTTCAGCTTGTTGTCCACCGTCTCCAGGTTGTCGGCCATCGCGTTCAGCAGGCTAGCGGTGCGCTTGATGAGCCGCTCCTTCGACTTCGGACTACGACCCCCGGTCGCCTCGAGATCGGGGCTGTCGAACAGGATCGGACTGAACAGGAGCGCCATGCCGTTCACGATGTCGACCACCGGTCCGCGGGTGGCAGACTCGTTCACCACCTCGTGCCGCTCGTAGCGCAGCACCACGCGCGAGTACAGGAACTGCGGGTAGTACGACTCGAGCGTCCGGATGTTCGTCCGCATCGTGCCATCCAGCTCGGTCAGCATGTACCGGTACGGTTCGATCTTGCGCAGCTTATAGTTCGCGATGCGGGACGTGATCGCCTGCGGCTGCTTGTTCGGGATGCAGTGGTTCTGCGGGATGTTGCTGCGCGTCAGATAGATCGCCCCGCGGTAGATCGTGCACCGATCCATGCCGTACGTTTTGGAGATCTCGAACACGTTCGACTTGTTCACGACGAAGTACTCGGTCGGGCAGATGCCGAAAATGCCCTGCTCGTCGACGACGTACGCCCCCGGTGCGTCACCGTGCGCCTGCAGGAGCGAGGCCAGGGCTCGCTTGATGTTTGCCGACCAGATCGGTTCGTTCAGCTTGAACTGCACGCTCAGGATCGTGTCGTTGGCGATCGCGATGCGGAACGGTTGGAGCAGGGCCGACACGTCCCCCTCACTCTGCGGTATGTGATGTTGGTCCAGCTCAATCTAAACCGAGGCAATCGTGAAGGATGTAAAAGAATCAAACCAAGGTACGATCAGGAGTTCGACGTTGAGACATTAAAGACATATTATAGTTGACAATTTTCATGTCAGACCTTCATGTCGATAAGAGTTTCTTTAGGACATCGGTCGATAAGAGTTCCTTTAGGACAACACCACTGCAAATGGAAACTGGCACTTACCGTAGCGGCCAAATTGTTGGCATCGTATCGATGCACCCGCAGGTAGCCGTTCAGGTACCACATGTAGTTGTCGGTCGCGTGCACATCCGGCACCAGCGTGACGTCCGTCTCGAGCCGGTACCGGATGTCGTAGTTCGGTGGAAAGATATCGAACGCATGGCAGCCGTCGCCGAACAATGCGGCACACAGGAGGACTACGGAAGTCGCACAGAAGGAATGTGGTGTGAGAGATATGATGAGAGATAAATATGCGAAGACATGATGGCCAGAAAGTAATGGCCTTTGGCGTTTGTTCCAGGAGGCTAGTTTTGTATTTCCCATTTTGAGCATTGAAGATACATTTCTACGTTTCTTTTAAAAGCTATTCTGATCATTTTCACTTTATTGGAATTGGTTTCCTGACTAATATCATAGAACGATCGGTaagaaattttacaaaaaaaaagaaccaacaaAGGTACCTACAATTTAGTTAATGGATAAGAAATCAACTTatcgaaatcgaaatcgaaatcgCAAGACGTTAATAAAGCCAAACATTATTGTAATGACATTAAAGACAGACAGTAAGACATTAAAAAGAGCACGAATCAAAAATTTCCATTCGCCGTTTAATTTACAGGTTTTTCCCAATTCCCAAAACCATTTGAACATTGGgagggaatggaaaaaacTGGGATAAAGGATTTAAGAAAACTCAtatcgaaacaaaaatatttacttttcttcaaaAAGCATCAAACTATTGTAACATTCAACCTTTTACTTATCTCCACTTCTTCCAGTTCGAAACATGGACATGAGAATAAATCATCCGGTGGCGCCCGTTCCTTCACAAATCCAGTTTGAACCCGATGGAAATACCCGTAGAGCGTGAACTGAGGCGCCTCAGGAGAGATAAGAAAAACCTCGGCCGACAACCGATCCTTGACCGGTAGTCGTGTCCGAATGCATGACGCATCGGGAGTATAAAAAGGCAACAGGGATTCCGGCAGTCGTTCGAACGTGAGCCACACCGGCTTGGTCCGATCGGTTCGGCGAGTGCGCTCGTGCGTAACCACCCGGCTCGGAATCCCAAACCTCCGTTGTCGGCGGGACGTGGCGGGTGCCGGGAAGGTTATCTCCCAGCTCAGCTGGAAACAAATCTTTCCCCACCGAACGTTCAACCGAGCTGATAGGCCACCGAGTTGAGCAATAAAACACTGTCAAAGGTCAACGAAAGCGACAAGCGAAGGCGTAAGGCGAGGGCGCCAGTAGGAGGATGCAACCTCGGAGGAGGAGATGGTTTGAGATGGAATGTGAGATCGGGACGACTAGAGCACGGTTTGCTTATCAGGCGGTGTGGGTggtcttttttaaattacagccgttctcctcctcctcctgttcCCATTTCTCGTGGGTTTGGCTGAATGGGGGAGCATTGTGGGACCGACGGATTCGGTTCCTTACGGATGAACTCGACGCCGATCGTTACGGTCCGATAAGTCCTTCCAAAAAACTGAGACACCAGATTTGTTTGTGAAGTATGTGATTATTCTGCAGGAGTTTGGGTTCTTTTGGGCCATTCCTCATACCACACGTAGAATGGATCTGGTCTGTCCATAAGATCCATAGTTTTAGAGAACACAGCTTCCATGAAAACAATTGTTGCCGCCTACTAACCAAAAACTCG from Anopheles coustani chromosome 3, idAnoCousDA_361_x.2, whole genome shotgun sequence harbors:
- the LOC131258452 gene encoding uncharacterized protein LOC131258452 — translated: MAVVISRRFSVRVFVLLCAALFGDGCHAFDIFPPNYDIRYRLETDVTLVPDVHATDNYMWYLNGYLRVHRYDANNLAATIELDQHHIPQSEGDVSALLQPFRIAIANDTILSVQFKLNEPIWSANIKRALASLLQAHGDAPGAYVVDEQGIFGICPTEYFVVNKSNVFEISKTYGMDRCTIYRGAIYLTRSNIPQNHCIPNKQPQAITSRIANYKLRKIEPYRYMLTELDGTMRTNIRTLESYYPQFLYSRVVLRYERHEVVNESATRGPVVDIVNGMALLFSPILFDSPDLEATGGRSPKSKERLIKRTASLLNAMADNLETVDNKLKEPYDETVSEIIRLMGTMDLETLKQLYEEIDLGTSYRQETARNIFLEIVPRTGTTSTILLTRDLIMNKQVNPMTAVQLLISLPFYMAEPSQELVKECEVFLEVGADRPDIKHAAVLSYATMIYNTFVAGKLTADTFEKYVKMYFDLFLNSFEYEQQMLYLEGLGNLQLENVAEYLDPIIRADYPQNTDIRFLAMLAMLPTAHLRPNQVYETYWPIFHSRTSPLQLRVAAFTMLLFSNPTPGRLLGLYSVIRTENDPHMINFYRTTVLSISETTYPCYQHLKLLLAYMTRQLPDAPAPKYWVTGNYLFDYRDRKFHIGSMLQTMLIGSHQTDLPMIASLKFDTEALGRFTGQLGLYIKARGLSDAVINRLTTFNSSHLKLDRLSSILRAMKLSTISPTPLHFEFIVQFEGKAVLCYHLNQTTFHNLTDGNIINRINLLRDSHVNMQIVRRPFMIKYALPTLIGTPADILIENTVLATIRGNTTQQTMLMDKVARSNQVDVRYSSYAVVKIRSYNPIDDVEYSTIREQGFLVYIPINNEIVWDIAGKSISYSFYRPEHMTSGISLKSRTRNTPANESVTTEALEPKEEDITKYGYRLDDLGLQMLARVHQDYTLDNVMFMFETDILDNAKVLTKGPFSLVNNVLRIISLIQLNTIHIGRDKHLTLLIANDQKTLLQGTLKWDTQNYSKQPTVPENEVVRVNLILAHTIPKPEGSRDEVKVLHKWDIVSQYTNFKCDRAARIFFSLTRQEWNSSNWKMCFSADYRPLVFLERPFELTGDVVFGETKVPKQCPKEPRIAFNVSYHLPEYVERIYRALDTGDRNCPKEILRLTPPPFSGDCRAERFSPLTTVSGLDAHFKFTKLPSWIDMLLHRLDHAVSAVVPERVHTLNMTDHIDVQVRVPQFTNDTEIQINGGAIWFPSRFYHNVKLQHSYTSRIEYGFLSVCSLVHDKLTTFNDRIIQLTEATRNEYRVRDSFLMTADCSLTPKLAVFVLDEHKGVQIYTGGNYLIYEPAGSGVAATRNGTRDVPPSLTVNINDEQLIDLRNIVYQYPPDDEFYDFRVYIDREGVLVVENQLNGAVVQYGPTGIVNLLLPTVHKGQMCGLCSDRAV